One Bacteroidota bacterium genomic window carries:
- the uvrA gene encoding excinuclease ABC subunit UvrA: protein MKKHEAKDRNIVVKGAREHNLKNIDLEIPSGKLIVFTGVSGSGKSSLVFDTIYAEGQRRYVESLSSYARQFLERINKPDVDLITGISPAVSIEQKTISKNTRSTVGTTTEVYDYLRLLFARIGRTECFVCGKEVKRASTTTVCDFLETQEEGGKWFLGFPLHKHEGRSVAEEIDLIRKRGFFRVFFDGKMYELADETPLPDEKDKITVIAERFKIKKGEMRDRLADSIEMCFKEGEQRLRVILSGDDTASEDSGNPASKQYDFNTFYECCGIRYEEPEPRFFSFNNPFGACPVCQGFSKMYGIDMNLVVPNDNLSIVNSAIAPWKSPKFSHYNRALIGAAKKYNIPINEPFRYLSEEHVNLIVSGAPEFTGLQAFFDELEKDNYKMQIRIFLARYRGYTNCTACKGTRLRREALQVKIDKKSIHEVVIMPIEQSLKFFSGLQLTDYENQIADRILKELIKRLTFLNDVGLGYLTMDRVSSTLSGGESQRINLATALGSALVGTLYVLDEPSIGLHPRDNSRLIKILKNLRDIGNSVLVVEHDSEMMESADLIVDMGPKAGLNGGEIVAQGTYSEILANPKSLTGAYLSGARSIPIPAKRNTEKGFSIVVKGARENNLKDVDVEIPLNKFVVITGVSGSGKSTLVHDVIYGNIAKNLGGAVSNPGKCDSITGEVYLDSIEIVDQSPIGKSPRSNPASYVKAFEHIREAFSATHQAKQKGFSPGFFSFNIPGGRCETCQGEGFIKVEMQFLADIYLECEDCKGTRYKKEVRDITLRGKNLVEVLEMTVDEALHHFEGYNKITKPLQVLSDVGLDYMKLGQPANTLSGGEAQRIKLALHLSQRKDNRHTLFIFDEPTTGLHFDDISKLLKSFHLLIENNNSVLLIEHNLDVIKCADHVIDLGPEAGDKGGYIVATGTPEEIAACPESWTGKYLKPFIQDSGWEQVN from the coding sequence ATGAAGAAGCACGAAGCCAAAGACCGGAACATTGTTGTAAAAGGCGCAAGAGAACATAATTTAAAGAATATCGATCTTGAGATTCCTTCGGGGAAACTTATTGTTTTTACGGGAGTTAGCGGATCGGGTAAGTCATCCCTGGTGTTCGATACGATTTACGCCGAGGGACAGAGACGCTATGTGGAATCCCTCTCATCCTATGCACGCCAGTTCCTCGAACGGATCAATAAACCTGATGTGGACCTGATAACGGGCATCTCACCCGCCGTATCGATTGAACAAAAGACCATTTCGAAAAATACCCGCTCGACCGTCGGCACAACAACAGAGGTTTACGATTATCTCCGTCTCCTTTTTGCGAGAATCGGCAGGACGGAATGTTTCGTCTGCGGGAAGGAAGTGAAGCGGGCATCAACCACAACGGTTTGCGATTTCCTCGAAACTCAGGAGGAGGGGGGGAAGTGGTTCCTGGGATTTCCTCTTCACAAACACGAGGGAAGAAGTGTAGCTGAAGAGATTGACCTTATAAGAAAAAGAGGCTTTTTCAGGGTTTTCTTCGATGGCAAAATGTACGAACTTGCCGACGAAACCCCGCTTCCCGATGAGAAGGACAAAATTACAGTCATCGCAGAACGCTTCAAAATAAAAAAAGGGGAGATGCGCGACCGCCTTGCCGATTCAATAGAAATGTGTTTCAAGGAGGGTGAGCAAAGGTTAAGGGTGATCCTTTCAGGGGATGACACAGCCTCCGAAGATTCCGGCAATCCGGCATCAAAGCAATACGATTTTAATACATTCTACGAGTGCTGTGGAATCAGATACGAGGAACCCGAACCGCGGTTTTTCTCTTTTAACAACCCGTTCGGTGCATGTCCCGTTTGTCAGGGATTTTCAAAAATGTACGGAATCGACATGAATCTTGTGGTTCCGAACGACAACCTTTCGATAGTAAACAGCGCAATTGCCCCGTGGAAAAGTCCCAAATTCAGTCATTACAACAGGGCACTTATCGGTGCAGCAAAGAAATACAACATCCCGATCAATGAACCGTTCAGATATCTGAGTGAGGAACATGTAAACCTGATAGTAAGCGGTGCACCTGAATTTACGGGGCTGCAGGCTTTCTTCGACGAGCTCGAAAAAGACAACTACAAGATGCAAATCAGGATTTTCCTCGCCCGGTACAGGGGTTACACCAACTGCACAGCATGCAAAGGAACCCGGCTAAGGAGGGAAGCTCTTCAGGTAAAAATCGACAAAAAATCGATTCACGAAGTGGTGATAATGCCGATAGAGCAGAGCCTGAAATTCTTCTCGGGGCTTCAGCTTACGGATTATGAAAATCAGATAGCCGACAGGATATTAAAAGAACTGATCAAAAGGCTCACATTTTTGAACGATGTGGGGCTCGGCTACCTCACGATGGACAGGGTGAGTTCAACCCTCTCCGGGGGAGAATCGCAGAGGATCAACCTTGCGACAGCTCTGGGGTCGGCACTCGTCGGCACTCTCTATGTACTTGACGAACCGTCGATCGGGCTTCATCCCCGCGACAATTCACGACTGATAAAAATATTGAAAAATCTGAGGGATATCGGCAACTCCGTTCTTGTGGTTGAACACGATTCAGAAATGATGGAGAGTGCCGACCTTATCGTGGACATGGGTCCGAAAGCGGGCTTGAACGGCGGTGAGATCGTCGCACAGGGGACATACAGCGAGATACTGGCGAATCCAAAATCACTCACAGGAGCCTATCTCTCGGGTGCAAGAAGCATCCCGATTCCCGCCAAACGAAACACAGAAAAGGGTTTTTCCATTGTCGTGAAGGGAGCGAGAGAGAACAACCTGAAAGATGTTGATGTCGAGATACCGTTGAATAAATTTGTTGTGATAACAGGTGTAAGCGGTTCGGGGAAAAGCACTCTTGTACACGATGTAATCTACGGGAACATAGCCAAAAATCTCGGTGGCGCTGTTTCGAATCCGGGGAAATGCGATTCAATAACAGGCGAAGTGTATCTCGATTCGATCGAAATTGTTGATCAGTCGCCGATTGGGAAATCACCCCGCTCAAACCCTGCAAGCTATGTGAAGGCGTTTGAACACATACGGGAGGCTTTTTCGGCTACACATCAGGCAAAGCAAAAAGGATTTTCGCCCGGCTTTTTCTCCTTCAACATCCCCGGTGGCAGATGCGAAACCTGTCAGGGAGAGGGGTTCATTAAAGTTGAGATGCAGTTTCTCGCCGATATTTACCTCGAATGTGAGGACTGCAAGGGCACCCGGTACAAAAAGGAAGTAAGAGACATCACTCTTCGGGGCAAAAACCTCGTGGAAGTGCTGGAAATGACTGTTGATGAGGCGCTGCACCACTTTGAGGGTTACAACAAAATCACAAAACCGCTTCAGGTGCTCTCGGATGTTGGGCTGGATTATATGAAACTTGGTCAGCCCGCCAACACTTTATCGGGGGGTGAAGCTCAAAGAATAAAGCTTGCTCTACACCTCAGCCAAAGGAAAGACAACCGGCATACCCTCTTTATATTTGACGAGCCGACAACGGGATTGCACTTTGACGACATTTCTAAACTGCTGAAATCGTTCCATCTGCTGATCGAAAACAACAATTCAGTTCTGCTGATCGAGCATAATCTCGATGTAATCAAGTGTGCCGATCATGTTATAGACCTTGGACCCGAAGCGGGTGACAAGGGAGGCTACATCGTGGCTACGGGAACCCCCGAAGAGATTGCTGCATGTCCTGAATCGTGGACGGGAAAATATCTGAAGCCGTTCATTCAGGATTCGGGCTGGGAACAGGTGAATTGA
- a CDS encoding helix-turn-helix domain-containing protein, which translates to MSSEHDVVVLYPDSKGSKILRKEIGTAIMEIRRSKGYNQKQLAEVLGISRSTLSKIENGNFAISVDYLERISHALNFQIIIRKSGTE; encoded by the coding sequence ATGTCTTCGGAACATGATGTTGTGGTTTTGTACCCTGATTCCAAGGGTTCCAAGATACTAAGAAAAGAAATTGGAACGGCAATCATGGAGATTCGAAGGTCAAAAGGATATAATCAGAAACAATTGGCTGAAGTTCTTGGTATTAGCAGATCGACACTTTCAAAAATCGAAAACGGAAATTTTGCAATCTCGGTTGACTATCTCGAAAGAATATCGCACGCATTGAATTTTCAAATAATCATTCGAAAATCTGGAACTGAATAA
- a CDS encoding DUF1998 domain-containing protein, with the protein MIVKSTQYNEPVDKSKIISSTSGVGSIIVSKMGYYFLIDSIDHWPFIRNAKPLIRTAIEAARGSNFQAYKAARSSLIGQGITIIDDFRFIEYLRTSLGLNNLTSLIEIPSMSLIDYSNEPNWENHPIRQILPEEVKATSFMLTASHFPKWFKNGFGRLMKYDKWKIEWTSKHDTLLNRLLPEAAFVPPRDSNGIVKKGGKDISVKYFDKQIKLYRQLEQLNLILICRNGHLSDIPWSKYLRWKTQLLLNNLENEQNDNGSFLFRMKDCCSRPELKWSESKTRGEGFGSVFLECTACKMGSGEDNSPKVSLDGINNLKPFCIGEKPWEWGISWNNDNCHCAGNPGQSEHMQVSLVTGNSVYFPLGKSSLFIPRTEEINHFLLRPIEVFYKRRIENDPTLSRVQIWNSYYDKIFLEPADRMDYALDNGLEIGSLDAIIEELRISFLNAEATNALNDEEYRAQEYTFFSNKDSYSDAKLTYDNVDLPESLMSYFAQIKRIGKLCVTKVQAGFSRVTPYYEIEVNGATHRNGSLRPIYSGVPEEVYAIPGWVSYGEGIFVVLDQNKIKEWESNLPQDVYEYFFNRQLDSNESGYHLKQDLLNKGPKKLLIHTLSHLLMRELEYSCGYPTASLVERLYISDTMSGFLIYTVDGSEGSMGGLIQQATPSLFSNLFGKSLRRAMSCSADPLCWLNEPNGLYNLNLASCFSCSMVSETACEEMNLSLDRRALIDEKFGFFKDLL; encoded by the coding sequence ATGATAGTGAAATCTACCCAGTATAACGAACCGGTTGACAAGAGTAAAATTATTTCTTCGACTTCAGGTGTAGGATCGATTATTGTGTCCAAAATGGGTTATTATTTTCTTATAGATTCAATCGACCACTGGCCTTTCATTCGGAATGCAAAACCTTTAATAAGGACAGCGATAGAAGCTGCTCGTGGTTCTAATTTTCAAGCTTACAAAGCTGCCCGTTCATCTTTGATCGGACAAGGCATAACCATTATTGATGACTTCAGATTCATTGAATATCTTCGCACTTCTCTCGGTCTTAATAATCTGACATCTCTCATCGAGATACCATCAATGTCTCTTATTGACTATTCTAATGAACCAAATTGGGAAAATCATCCAATAAGACAAATATTGCCGGAAGAGGTAAAGGCAACTAGCTTTATGTTAACCGCGTCCCATTTCCCAAAATGGTTTAAGAATGGATTTGGTCGATTAATGAAATATGATAAGTGGAAAATAGAGTGGACAAGTAAACACGATACACTACTGAATCGATTGTTACCTGAAGCAGCCTTTGTTCCACCAAGGGATTCAAATGGTATTGTTAAAAAGGGCGGGAAGGATATATCTGTCAAATACTTTGACAAGCAAATAAAACTTTATCGACAACTGGAACAGTTAAATTTAATTCTGATTTGTCGAAATGGACATTTGTCCGATATCCCTTGGTCAAAATATTTGCGGTGGAAAACTCAATTGTTACTAAATAACCTTGAAAATGAGCAAAATGATAATGGTAGCTTTCTTTTTAGGATGAAGGACTGTTGTAGTAGACCTGAGTTAAAATGGAGTGAAAGCAAAACCAGAGGAGAAGGATTCGGGAGTGTTTTTTTAGAGTGTACCGCTTGTAAAATGGGCTCCGGTGAAGATAATTCTCCGAAAGTCTCGCTTGATGGAATTAACAATCTTAAACCTTTTTGCATAGGAGAGAAACCATGGGAATGGGGTATAAGCTGGAACAATGATAATTGTCATTGTGCAGGAAATCCTGGTCAATCTGAGCATATGCAGGTATCCTTAGTTACAGGTAACAGCGTATATTTCCCCCTTGGGAAATCGAGCCTTTTTATTCCCAGAACGGAGGAAATCAACCATTTTCTTCTCCGACCGATAGAAGTATTTTACAAGAGAAGAATCGAAAATGATCCCACACTCAGCCGAGTTCAAATCTGGAATAGCTATTATGATAAAATCTTCCTTGAGCCAGCGGATAGAATGGATTACGCATTGGACAATGGTTTGGAGATTGGGAGTCTTGATGCCATCATCGAAGAGTTAAGAATTTCATTTTTAAATGCAGAGGCGACTAACGCTCTCAACGATGAAGAATATCGTGCTCAGGAATATACATTTTTTTCAAATAAAGATTCTTATTCTGATGCTAAATTAACCTACGACAATGTCGATTTACCTGAAAGTCTTATGAGCTATTTTGCACAGATTAAAAGAATTGGTAAACTTTGTGTTACTAAAGTACAGGCTGGTTTTTCCAGAGTTACCCCGTATTATGAGATTGAGGTTAACGGTGCCACCCATAGGAATGGATCTCTTAGGCCAATTTACTCGGGTGTACCAGAAGAAGTTTACGCTATCCCCGGATGGGTAAGTTATGGCGAAGGCATTTTCGTTGTACTTGACCAGAATAAAATAAAGGAATGGGAGAGTAATCTGCCTCAGGATGTATATGAATATTTCTTCAATCGGCAACTTGATTCAAATGAGTCTGGTTATCACCTAAAACAAGATCTTCTAAATAAAGGTCCCAAAAAGTTATTGATTCACACCTTATCACATCTTTTGATGCGAGAGCTTGAATACTCATGCGGTTACCCGACCGCGAGCCTCGTAGAAAGATTGTACATCTCTGACACCATGAGTGGCTTCCTTATTTATACAGTAGATGGTTCGGAAGGGAGTATGGGTGGGTTGATACAGCAGGCAACACCTTCCCTTTTTTCCAACTTGTTTGGTAAAAGTCTCAGGAGAGCTATGTCATGTTCAGCAGACCCGCTTTGCTGGTTGAATGAGCCAAACGGATTGTATAATTTAAACTTAGCCTCTTGTTTTTCGTGTTCGATGGTTTCTGAAACTGCCTGTGAAGAAATGAATCTCTCTTTAGACCGGCGAGCACTCATTGATGAGAAATTCGGTTTTTTTAAGGATTTATTGTAA
- a CDS encoding NERD domain-containing protein, with amino-acid sequence MPVNFFPNKDVSRLDTIILNQDGRPNRGEISVYKLLLRDLGKSEEKYFVWHDLNLSHHNLDFNPYKKISAQIDFLIVCQRGILVLEVKGGDISISDGTFFYGNNFDKKMNQDPFQQAEGYKYTLLKGVLSPFSHSLFCHAVAFPDVQFRLNLKLINDAYLWTLFRGESEYNNSIESFIIGVFNEVQSRHQTQGRKYRNLTDHELSVIKDNLSPTIYDHNTLPKSSTLEWLQIENLDILDALYENKRIMIEGPPGSGKTTIAKGYLDRKKGKRGIYICWNNLLMAYTQKMLDKRGLNNSVEVTTLTRLLIKLNNKINYRTVIKFDPEEFSELVYKTMRNNNLPQYDYMVIDEGQDIFNRGIEAVINRLCGYNSKGLTEGDSLILYDIEQAHRSGYQEAFEVSKLLSEHYAHFRLVSIKRQLQAPRIIELSNRLWERGFSLHEGLNDSSLLVTIHKNLKEIKRKLMSEYVLNFKDSTSSLIAGDCVLLIESTIINHVTPDQYDLTTLITVPGFEEMDPSNIGKETHNLQYTSILKFKGLERPNVILVVNQLSFFNQYEIFIGVTRAINHLRIFVYDRN; translated from the coding sequence ATGCCAGTCAATTTTTTCCCAAATAAAGATGTTTCCCGCTTGGACACTATTATTCTTAATCAGGATGGCAGACCGAATAGAGGCGAAATATCAGTATACAAGTTACTATTGCGGGACTTAGGGAAAAGTGAAGAAAAATATTTTGTATGGCATGATTTAAATCTTTCACATCACAATCTCGACTTTAATCCCTACAAAAAAATTAGCGCTCAAATAGACTTTCTGATTGTTTGTCAGCGCGGTATTTTAGTTCTTGAAGTTAAGGGTGGAGATATTTCCATTAGTGACGGTACTTTTTTCTATGGAAATAATTTTGATAAAAAAATGAACCAGGACCCGTTTCAGCAGGCTGAAGGATATAAATATACTTTGTTGAAAGGTGTTTTATCACCTTTTTCCCATTCTTTGTTTTGCCATGCCGTTGCTTTTCCAGATGTACAATTTCGGCTAAATTTAAAATTAATAAATGATGCCTACTTGTGGACTTTATTCAGAGGAGAATCGGAATACAATAATTCAATAGAAAGTTTCATAATCGGAGTTTTTAACGAAGTTCAGAGCAGGCATCAGACGCAGGGTAGGAAATATCGTAATCTGACTGACCATGAACTAAGTGTGATTAAAGATAACCTCTCCCCGACAATTTATGACCATAATACTCTTCCTAAATCCTCTACTCTAGAGTGGTTACAAATCGAGAACCTCGATATACTCGATGCACTTTACGAGAATAAAAGAATAATGATAGAGGGACCGCCGGGAAGTGGTAAGACAACTATTGCAAAGGGTTATCTGGATAGGAAGAAAGGTAAAAGAGGAATATACATATGTTGGAATAATCTTTTGATGGCTTATACTCAAAAAATGCTGGACAAGAGAGGGCTAAACAATTCAGTCGAGGTTACTACATTAACACGATTGCTAATAAAATTAAATAATAAAATTAACTATCGAACAGTCATTAAGTTTGACCCCGAAGAATTTTCAGAATTGGTTTATAAAACCATGCGGAACAACAATCTTCCGCAATACGATTATATGGTGATTGATGAGGGTCAAGACATATTTAATCGCGGGATTGAAGCGGTCATAAACAGACTTTGTGGATATAACAGCAAAGGTTTGACGGAAGGCGATTCGCTTATCCTTTATGATATTGAACAAGCTCACAGATCCGGTTATCAAGAAGCTTTTGAGGTGTCAAAGTTACTTAGTGAGCATTATGCACATTTCCGGCTGGTTTCAATTAAAAGGCAGTTGCAAGCACCCAGGATAATTGAATTGAGCAATAGATTGTGGGAAAGGGGGTTTTCCTTGCATGAGGGACTAAACGACAGTAGTCTACTGGTAACAATTCATAAGAACCTGAAGGAAATCAAAAGAAAATTAATGAGCGAGTATGTACTTAATTTTAAGGATTCCACCTCATCTTTAATTGCAGGAGACTGCGTTCTACTAATTGAATCTACTATTATTAATCATGTAACGCCAGACCAGTATGATTTGACTACTCTTATCACCGTACCTGGTTTTGAGGAAATGGATCCATCAAACATCGGAAAAGAAACCCACAATCTTCAATATACATCAATATTAAAATTTAAAGGACTTGAAAGACCGAATGTGATTTTAGTTGTGAACCAGTTATCTTTTTTTAATCAGTATGAAATTTTTATAGGTGTAACAAGAGCTATCAACCATTTAAGGATTTTCGTTTATGACAGGAATTGA
- a CDS encoding DNA cytosine methyltransferase, with the protein MTVLDFFCGAGGFSEGFQQAGFKIIGGFDNWEPAVNTYNHNFHQTCKKINILDLGTDVAKIIALPDTDIIIGSPPCVSFSSSNKSGKADKSLGMRLTEAFLRIISVKKFQSGSMLKYWVMENVPNSIRHLPPYYTFEQLDLSEWAIANEIDPETIAINIFDNHKVVNSAEFGSPQIRKRAIVTERVSDGKPFSPVPSHSQIIKNGKLPFRTLGQVIDSFPSPNINIHDSIYKIKDPNFNGLELCSDQLTDHFYDTGLTSVEWETSRFLKTNHPYMGRMSFPEDENKPSRTVTATHIGTSRESLIIKSRDYHNGAAMFRLPTVRESASLMGFPIDFQFLGGLTAKIRLVGNAVCPSVSRAYANQINILEGRKVENLPLLTRREITWDTELKGKKRVDEIRIRRKKPGARFRRHPVKAGGITVSLSNYDIGENSKYIGKWFSSVQCGTGLGFFSKNMPDHLHKRIFDLILKQENGKAIISEFNRTILMRLADSVTFQEMYEAQEGINSYLEPTMFISGLEKLIIRYSSKEELIDWDNEIFQLPKSRIPRQQLFAMYMINVVSTHLNTIKKTVSSEEQIETDLREDKAEMTRKYYQKMKII; encoded by the coding sequence ATGACCGTATTAGATTTCTTTTGTGGTGCAGGCGGCTTCTCTGAAGGTTTTCAACAAGCCGGTTTTAAGATTATTGGCGGGTTTGACAACTGGGAGCCGGCTGTCAATACCTACAACCACAACTTTCATCAAACATGCAAAAAAATAAACATTCTTGACTTGGGAACAGATGTTGCCAAAATTATTGCTTTACCCGATACAGATATTATAATTGGCAGCCCGCCTTGTGTAAGTTTTTCATCTTCGAATAAATCTGGTAAAGCCGATAAATCTTTGGGAATGCGGCTGACGGAAGCATTTCTGCGCATTATCTCTGTAAAAAAATTCCAATCAGGATCAATGCTTAAGTATTGGGTCATGGAAAATGTTCCTAACTCCATCAGGCATCTTCCTCCATATTATACTTTTGAACAACTGGATTTATCAGAATGGGCAATTGCCAATGAAATTGATCCAGAAACTATCGCGATCAATATTTTTGACAATCACAAAGTTGTTAATTCTGCAGAGTTTGGCTCACCTCAAATTAGAAAAAGAGCTATCGTAACTGAACGAGTAAGCGATGGCAAACCATTCTCTCCGGTACCTTCTCACTCGCAAATAATAAAAAACGGAAAATTACCGTTTCGAACCCTTGGTCAAGTAATTGATTCATTCCCTTCACCAAATATTAATATACACGACTCAATCTATAAGATTAAGGATCCGAATTTCAATGGTCTCGAACTTTGTTCTGATCAGTTAACAGACCACTTTTACGATACCGGACTAACAAGTGTTGAGTGGGAAACATCAAGGTTCCTTAAAACAAACCATCCGTATATGGGTAGAATGAGTTTCCCTGAAGATGAAAACAAGCCGTCAAGAACGGTAACTGCTACGCATATTGGAACATCCAGAGAATCTCTAATAATAAAAAGCAGAGATTATCATAACGGAGCTGCAATGTTTCGACTCCCTACAGTGAGAGAATCGGCTTCTCTAATGGGATTTCCGATTGATTTCCAGTTTTTAGGGGGTCTTACCGCGAAAATTCGACTTGTAGGAAATGCTGTCTGCCCATCGGTTAGCAGGGCCTATGCAAATCAAATAAATATCTTGGAGGGCCGGAAAGTAGAAAATCTACCTCTGCTAACTAGACGGGAAATTACTTGGGACACAGAATTAAAAGGTAAGAAAAGAGTTGACGAAATTAGAATTAGAAGAAAAAAACCAGGAGCTAGATTCCGTCGACATCCGGTTAAGGCAGGAGGAATAACAGTTTCTCTGTCAAATTATGACATAGGTGAAAATTCAAAATATATCGGGAAATGGTTTAGCTCAGTTCAATGTGGGACTGGATTGGGTTTCTTCTCAAAAAACATGCCCGACCATTTGCACAAGAGAATATTTGACTTGATTCTGAAGCAGGAAAATGGAAAAGCTATCATTTCTGAATTCAATAGAACCATTTTGATGCGTTTGGCTGATTCAGTGACTTTCCAAGAGATGTACGAGGCTCAAGAAGGGATAAACAGCTATTTAGAGCCAACCATGTTTATTTCTGGGTTGGAGAAATTAATCATCCGCTACTCTTCAAAGGAAGAATTGATTGATTGGGATAATGAGATATTTCAGCTCCCCAAATCAAGGATTCCGAGGCAGCAACTTTTTGCAATGTATATGATTAATGTTGTATCTACTCACCTTAATACAATAAAAAAAACAGTTTCATCTGAAGAACAAATTGAAACCGATTTAAGGGAAGACAAAGCGGAGATGACGAGGAAATATTATCAAAAAATGAAAATTATTTAG